The following proteins are co-located in the Streptococcus downei MFe28 genome:
- the sufU gene encoding Fe-S cluster assembly sulfur transfer protein SufU, protein MALSSLNNLYKMVIAEHSQSPHHHGFLEGVEQLQLNNPTCGDVINLSVKFDGDVIEDIAFAGDGCTISTASSSMMTDAVIGKTKQEALHLAEIFSEMVQGQKDDQQKDLGEAELMAGVAKFPQRIKCATLSWNALKKAIERDSQR, encoded by the coding sequence ATGGCACTCTCTAGTTTGAATAATCTCTATAAAATGGTGATTGCTGAGCATTCGCAAAGTCCTCATCACCATGGTTTTCTTGAAGGGGTGGAACAGCTCCAACTCAACAATCCCACCTGTGGGGATGTCATCAATTTGTCTGTCAAATTTGATGGCGATGTCATTGAGGATATTGCTTTTGCTGGCGATGGTTGCACCATTTCAACGGCTTCTTCTAGCATGATGACCGATGCCGTTATCGGTAAGACCAAACAAGAGGCCCTGCATCTAGCAGAAATTTTCTCTGAGATGGTTCAAGGTCAAAAAGATGACCAGCAAAAAGATCTGGGGGAAGCCGAACTCATGGCTGGCGTCGCCAAATTTCCCCAACGCATCAAATGTGCTACTCTCTCTTGGAATGCCCTGAAAAAAGCCATTGAGCGAGATAGCCAAAGATAA
- a CDS encoding CHAP domain-containing protein, which yields MKKEKFLSLTLLFLLSGSYLAPGVALTETVSKSARKPREEQGESRSSQADEEDSAKAGEKSADQDDKSKKEKSGPASSQDSQERTSDQNHKEDQSVDSRETETDRPSNKVDDSQEEPSDGQPQSHQEVGNPTKEPSTKQNQKEMPDDYSADKQESPTAQEPNPNQPKESAPAEQPAKTEYSGTGLSDQKLPKSSLPAFDQQSSSVASDQSSILVSPFFDAYWLSQPQETSFSHEDQETKVPLTYTTYVDHWSGQDAYTHNLLSHRYGIKAEQLDGYLNSLGLAYDSHRINGKLLLQWEKETGLDVRAIIAIALHESSLGTAGVASLPGSNMFGYGAFDNNPANASHFNDDQAISKMVGQTLIQNKNWTFKIQDDKALKYAQGRLDVFREGGVYFTDVSGTGKRRAQTMQDIDTWIDQHGGTPKIPEKLRHLNAPAQVDLPVGYQLSRPMNPQTYLASSYPWGQCTWYVYNRAHELGYDFDPYMGNGGDWQFKSGYDLSHQAKEGYAISFAPGQAGADPDYGHVAIVEQVKKDGSILISEANALGPGVISYRTFSAEQAAELTYVIGKRPS from the coding sequence TTGAAAAAAGAGAAATTTTTATCTCTAACCCTCCTCTTTCTTCTGTCGGGTTCTTACCTAGCGCCAGGAGTAGCTCTGACAGAAACTGTCAGCAAATCCGCCCGAAAACCTAGAGAAGAACAGGGAGAATCAAGAAGTAGTCAGGCGGATGAAGAGGATTCAGCAAAGGCAGGGGAAAAATCGGCAGACCAGGATGACAAAAGCAAAAAAGAAAAGAGTGGCCCAGCATCCTCTCAGGATTCTCAAGAAAGGACTTCTGATCAGAATCATAAGGAGGATCAGTCAGTAGATTCTAGGGAAACTGAAACTGATAGACCCTCAAATAAGGTTGACGATTCCCAAGAGGAACCTAGTGACGGCCAGCCACAGAGCCATCAAGAAGTAGGCAATCCAACTAAAGAGCCCTCAACTAAGCAAAATCAGAAAGAAATGCCAGATGATTATTCGGCTGATAAGCAAGAAAGTCCGACTGCTCAAGAACCTAACCCCAATCAGCCTAAAGAGTCGGCACCCGCTGAACAGCCAGCAAAAACGGAATATTCAGGAACAGGGCTTTCTGACCAGAAGCTCCCCAAGTCTTCGCTCCCAGCTTTTGACCAGCAGTCAAGTTCAGTAGCATCTGACCAATCTTCTATTTTGGTCAGTCCTTTTTTCGATGCCTATTGGTTGAGTCAGCCTCAAGAGACCTCTTTTAGCCATGAGGACCAGGAAACCAAGGTGCCTCTGACCTACACCACCTACGTTGACCATTGGTCTGGACAGGATGCCTACACCCACAACCTTCTTTCTCACCGTTACGGTATTAAGGCGGAACAGTTGGATGGTTACTTAAACTCCTTGGGTCTAGCCTATGATTCCCACCGTATCAATGGTAAGCTCCTGCTTCAATGGGAGAAGGAGACTGGCCTTGATGTTCGGGCCATTATTGCCATAGCCCTTCATGAAAGCTCCCTAGGAACGGCAGGAGTAGCAAGCCTGCCAGGTTCCAATATGTTTGGTTATGGAGCCTTTGACAATAATCCAGCCAATGCCAGTCATTTCAATGATGATCAAGCTATTTCTAAAATGGTTGGTCAGACCCTGATTCAAAATAAAAATTGGACCTTCAAAATTCAGGATGACAAGGCCCTAAAGTATGCCCAAGGAAGGCTGGATGTCTTTCGAGAGGGAGGTGTCTATTTTACTGATGTCTCAGGGACTGGCAAACGGCGGGCCCAAACCATGCAGGATATTGATACTTGGATTGATCAGCATGGTGGAACCCCAAAAATCCCAGAAAAACTTAGGCACTTGAATGCGCCAGCTCAGGTGGATTTGCCAGTAGGCTATCAGCTGTCTCGTCCCATGAACCCGCAGACCTATCTTGCTAGTTCCTACCCTTGGGGTCAATGCACCTGGTATGTCTATAATCGGGCTCATGAATTAGGTTACGACTTTGATCCCTACATGGGCAATGGTGGCGACTGGCAGTTTAAGTCAGGCTACGACCTCAGCCACCAGGCTAAGGAGGGCTATGCTATTTCTTTTGCGCCAGGTCAGGCCGGTGCTGATCCAGATTATGGCCATGTGGCTATCGTTGAGCAGGTCAAAAAGGACGGGTCTATTTTGATTTCTGAAGCCAATGCTCTAGGGCCTGGTGTCATTTCCTATCGAACCTTTTCGGCAGAACAAGCCGCTGAGTTAACCTATGTGATTGGTAAAAGACCTTCCTGA
- a CDS encoding beta-class carbonic anhydrase, with protein MSYFENFIKANQAYVNLHGRAHLPIKPKTKVAIITCMDSRLHVAPALGLALGDAHILRNAGGRVTEDMIRSLVISQQQLGTREVIVLHHTDCGAQTFENADFVADLEGRFQVDLQNQDFLPFKDVEESVRQDVALLKSSPLIPEDVTIFGAVYDVDTGRISPVQ; from the coding sequence ATGTCCTATTTTGAAAATTTTATCAAGGCTAATCAGGCCTATGTCAATTTGCATGGAAGGGCCCACCTTCCTATCAAACCCAAGACCAAGGTGGCCATTATCACCTGTATGGATTCCCGCCTTCATGTTGCTCCTGCCCTGGGATTGGCCCTGGGGGATGCCCATATTTTGCGAAATGCTGGTGGTCGAGTAACCGAGGATATGATTCGCTCCTTGGTTATTTCTCAACAGCAGTTGGGAACACGGGAAGTTATTGTTCTCCACCATACCGATTGTGGAGCGCAAACCTTTGAGAATGCTGATTTTGTGGCAGACTTGGAGGGCCGCTTTCAAGTGGATTTACAAAATCAGGATTTTCTCCCCTTTAAGGATGTAGAAGAAAGTGTTCGCCAAGATGTTGCCCTTTTAAAATCCTCCCCCTTAATTCCTGAGGATGTTACCATTTTTGGGGCCGTCTACGATGTTGATACAGGACGGATTTCACCGGTTCAATAA
- a CDS encoding TIGR00266 family protein, whose amino-acid sequence MPDNHMTYRIDSKMQFPLVEIFLKAGQSAYIQRGSMVFHTPSVTLNTQLNAKGNGLGKLFRAVGRSMTSGESAFITQALSNADGGRLAIAPSMPGQIIALELGSKQYRLNDGAFLALDGSTQYTMERQSLGRAFFGGQGGLFVMSTQGQGTLLVNSFGSIQKIELNQQEMTIDNAHVVAWSKDLDYQIHLENGFLQSIGNGEGIVNTFRGTGEVYVQTLNIETFAQVIGGHLASPSTSSKGSGVMDLL is encoded by the coding sequence ATGCCAGATAATCACATGACTTATCGCATTGACAGTAAGATGCAGTTCCCGCTAGTGGAGATTTTTCTAAAGGCGGGGCAGTCGGCCTATATTCAACGTGGTAGTATGGTATTTCATACCCCATCGGTTACCTTAAATACCCAACTGAATGCCAAGGGAAATGGTCTTGGAAAACTCTTCAGGGCAGTTGGTCGCTCAATGACCTCAGGCGAGTCAGCCTTTATCACACAAGCCCTCTCTAATGCAGACGGTGGGCGCCTAGCTATTGCGCCTTCCATGCCAGGACAGATTATTGCCCTAGAGTTAGGAAGCAAGCAATACCGCCTCAATGATGGAGCCTTCTTAGCTCTGGACGGTTCGACCCAATACACTATGGAAAGGCAATCCCTTGGTCGGGCTTTCTTTGGTGGTCAAGGTGGACTCTTTGTTATGTCAACTCAAGGGCAGGGGACTCTCCTGGTCAATAGTTTTGGCTCCATCCAGAAAATTGAGCTCAATCAGCAGGAAATGACCATTGATAATGCCCATGTAGTCGCCTGGTCCAAAGACTTGGACTATCAGATTCATCTAGAAAATGGTTTCCTACAATCAATTGGTAACGGCGAAGGTATCGTCAATACCTTCCGTGGGACAGGGGAAGTCTATGTGCAGACCCTCAATATTGAGACCTTTGCTCAAGTCATTGGTGGTCACTTGGCCAGCCCATCCACCAGCAGCAAGGGCTCTGGTGTGATGGATCTATTATAG
- a CDS encoding Lrp/AsnC family transcriptional regulator, protein MDKIDKEILKLLKANSQLTNKEIGKQVHLTGQAVGQRIMKLKEDGTIAAFSTTINYPNQQFIMVYMDSNDFKNFENFITKSPQIDEFYKISGHACYLIKSHFASPELRDFLENLSIWGRYNVETVIKNLI, encoded by the coding sequence ATGGATAAAATTGACAAAGAGATTTTGAAACTTCTAAAAGCCAATAGCCAGCTAACCAACAAAGAAATCGGCAAACAAGTGCATTTGACCGGCCAAGCTGTGGGACAACGCATTATGAAATTAAAAGAAGACGGTACGATTGCCGCCTTCTCTACCACTATTAACTATCCCAACCAACAATTTATTATGGTTTACATGGACAGTAATGATTTCAAAAACTTCGAGAACTTCATCACAAAATCCCCTCAAATTGATGAATTTTATAAAATATCTGGCCATGCTTGTTATCTAATTAAAAGTCATTTTGCCAGCCCTGAACTCAGAGACTTCCTTGAAAATTTATCAATCTGGGGAAGATATAATGTGGAAACAGTCATTAAAAATTTAATCTAA
- a CDS encoding cysteine hydrolase family protein: protein MQQGLLVIDVQNDYFSGGKCELFQSQKALENINLLVERFNQKGSPVIYIQHIKDDENADFFARNSDGVKLHRDLRMAQNNRLVTKKFPNSFLGTNLYGILKELKVEQLVIVGMMTHMCIDSTTRAAKEKGFSPIVVSDCTATKDLSYLDSSVDAEAVQTSFLSALRNFALLQLTNEFLNEN, encoded by the coding sequence ATGCAGCAAGGACTATTAGTGATAGATGTACAAAACGACTATTTCTCGGGTGGAAAATGTGAGTTATTTCAATCACAAAAAGCTCTAGAAAATATCAATCTGTTAGTAGAGAGGTTTAACCAAAAAGGGTCACCAGTTATTTATATCCAACATATTAAAGATGATGAAAATGCAGACTTCTTTGCCAGAAATAGCGATGGAGTCAAGTTACATAGAGATTTAAGGATGGCCCAAAACAACAGGCTTGTTACGAAAAAATTTCCAAATAGTTTTTTAGGAACTAATCTTTATGGTATATTGAAAGAATTGAAAGTGGAGCAACTTGTTATTGTTGGTATGATGACACATATGTGTATTGATTCGACAACTAGAGCAGCTAAAGAAAAGGGTTTTAGTCCTATTGTGGTTTCTGACTGTACTGCAACCAAAGATTTATCATATCTTGATAGTTCTGTAGATGCTGAAGCTGTTCAAACCAGTTTTTTATCTGCTCTTAGAAATTTTGCTTTGCTTCAATTGACTAACGAGTTTTTGAATGAAAATTGA